In Beutenbergia cavernae DSM 12333, the DNA window TTCGCGGCCCGGACGGCGCGCCACGCGAAGGCGAGGTCCGCCAGCGTCGAGGGGTCCGCGGCCGATCCCGCGGCGAGCGTCCAGGTCGCCGGGTCGTCGCCCGGCGCGTCCAGCGCGTCCTTCGCCTGCATGAGCATCCCGCCGGAGATCGGTCGGGTCTCGACGCCGCCGCGCCCGGGGGCCTCGGCGGTGAGGATCCGGAGGTTCTTCTTGCGCTGCAGGATCTCCAGCGCCTCGGGCGAGAACGACGGCGCGAGGATCACCTCGGTGAACACCGGCGCGAGAGCCTCGGCCAGCTCCGCCGTCACCTCACCGTTCGCGGCCACCACGCCGCCGTACGCCGAGACCGGGTCGGTGGCGTGCGCCTTCCGGTACGCGTCGGCGACGTCGGTCCCCGTGGCGATCCCGCACGGGTTCGCGTGCTTGATGATGGCCACCGCGGCGTCGTCGTGGTCGTGCGCGGCGCGCCAGGCGGCGTCGGCGTCGACGTAGTTGTTGTAGCTCATGGCCTTGCCGTGCAGCTGCGTCGCCTGCGCGAGACCCGGCGCCCCGTACCCGTGCGTGTACAGCGCGGCCCGCTGGTGCGGGTTCTCGCCGTAGCGCAGCACGTCGGCGCGGTCCCACGTGGCGCCCACCCAGCCCGGGAAGCCCGTGCTCGTGCCCTCGACCTCGTCGTCGGGGGCGACGACGTTGCCGAGCCACGAGGCGACGGCCACGTCGTAGGTGGCGGTGTGCCGGAACGCCGCCGCGGCGAGCGACTGCCGCTGCGCGAGGGTGAACCCGCCGCCCGCGACGGCGCTGACGACGTCCCCGTAGCTCGCCGGGTCGACGACGACGGCGACGTTGGCGTGGTTCTTCGCGGCGCCGCGCACCATGGAGGGCCCGCCGATGTCGATGAGCTCGATGCACTCGTCCTGCGACGCGCCGGACGCCACGGTGGCGGTGAACGGGTACAGGTTGCTGACCAGCAGGTCGAACGGGGCGATCCCGTGCTCGGCGAGCTGGCGCACATGGTCCGGCAGCCGCACGTCCGCGAGCAGGCCGCCGTGCACGCGCGGGTGCAGCGTCTTGACGCGGCCGTCCAGCATCTCGGGGAAGCCGGTCACGTCCTCGACGGCGGTGACGGCGATCCCGGCGTCGGCGATCGTCCTGGCGGTGGAGCCCGTGGAGACGAGCTCGACGCCCGCGTCCGCGAGCGCGCGGGCGAGCTCGACGAGGCCGGTCTTGTCGTAGACGGAGACGAGCGCGCGCCGAACGGGGCGGCGCTCGTCGGCGGGGCTGGCGGGGGCGGTGGTGGTCATCGGGATCCTCCTGATCGCGGACGCGGTCTCGCCCGTGCGGGGCGTGGACCCGGCGCCCAGGCGGACGACGACGGGATCAGGACTCCTCGGCCGCTCCCCGGTGGTCGGTCCCACCCGCGCCAGTCACGGCCGAGACGAGTCTAGCGGCGGTCGCCTACCCGCCGGCCGCCCGCGCGACGTGCTCGACGAACCGGACGAGCGTCGGCACGTAGTCGGGCGCCAGCTCGTCGGTCTCGGGGTGCTCCAGGCGGTGCCCGCCGTCCAGCACGACGACGTCGAGCAGGTCCGGGCGTACCTCCTCGCGCAGCACCTCGAGGCTGCGCTGCACGGGGACGGCCGGGTCCTGGGCGCCGAAGACGGCGAGCAGCGGCACCCGCAGCGCGCGGAGGTCGGGCGCCGGGTCGGCGTCGACGAGCCGCACCGCGAGCCCCCACAGGTCGTCGCCGTCGGGCACGAACGCCCCGAGCGCACGCAGCCGGTCGAGCCCCGGCGCGCGATCGGGCTGCTCCAGCCACGCGCGCGCCTCGCTCGCCGACGCACCGGCCGAGGCGAGATCCATGAGCTCGTCGAAAAGGGCGGCGTCGGCGGCGGCGTGCGGGGCGTCCCCCAGGTGGCGGCGCGTCGCGTGACGCTCCTGCACGCCGGGACTCACCCCGGGTCCGGAGCTCGTGACGACGGCGTCCGCGCCCGCGGCACCGGCCGCGGCGAGCACCACCCACCCGCCCTGGCTGTGCCCGAACAGGATCACGGGCACACCGCCCACGTGGGGCCGCGCGGCCGCGAGACCCGCGACGACGTCGTCCGCCTGCTCCGGGATGCCGGCGGTGAGCCAGTCTCCCCCGGAGCCGCCGACGCCACGCTTGTCGTAGGAGCAGACGGCGGCGCCCGCCGCGAGCAGGGCGGCCCGGATCGGCGGGAAGAAGACGTCGTTGTGCCGGTCCGACGGCCCGGACCCCGGGTGCATCAGCACGAGCGCGCCCGGGTCGCCGTCCGGGAGCCACAGGCTGCCGGCGAGCGTGACGTCGCCGGACGTCGCCGTCAGCTCGCGAGCGGGGCTCATGCGCCGAACCTGACGTGCCGACCGTCCACCGTCCAGCCCTCGCGGGCGAGCCGCCCGACGGCGTCGACCAGCTGCGCGCGTTCGGCGACCTTGATGCGCTCCGTGAGCGTCTCGACGTCGTCGTCGTCGAGCACGGGCACCGCGACCTGCGCGACGATCGGGCCGGCGTCGACCCCGGCGTCGACCACGAACAGCGTGGCACCGGCGACCTTGACGCCGTGCACGAGGGCGTCGGCCGGCGCGCGCATCCCGGGGAACGCGGGCAGCAGCGAGTTGTGCGTGTTGAGGTAGCGCCCCTCGAACCGCGCGAGGAACGTGGCGCCGACCAGCTTGAGGAAGCCGGCGGAGACGACGAGGTCGGGCGCGTGGGCGGCGACCTGGTCGGTGAGGGCCGCGTCCCAGGCCTCGCGGCTCGCGTGGTCCTTGACCACCTCCACGAACGTCGGGATGTCGCGCTCCTGCGCCATCGCGGCGCCGCCGGTGCCGGGTCGATCGGCGCCGACGCCGACGACCTGGACGCCGTAGGCGGGCTCCTCGGCGGCCGCGAGCAACGCCGCGAGGTTGGATCCGCCGCCGGAGAGGAGGACGACGACGCGCGCGGGGGCGCCAGGGCTGCTCAGTGGTCCGGGCACGAGACCCGAGCCTAGCCGCCGCCCGCGGGCGAGAGCGGCCTGGGCGTACGCGAGAATGGGAGCGACTCCGCGCCGCCTCCGGCGCACGAAGGGACGAGACGACGTGAGCGACCCGCACACCCGGGCCGAGGCCGACGACGCAGGCGGTCCCGACCCCGCGGACGTCGTCGCACCGCACCTCCCGCAGGCCTACCCGCCGGCCCCGGACCGCACCGCGGCGCCCCCGCCGGCCGCGCCGCCAGCACCCGCTCCCGCCCCGCCGGCACCCGAGGCTGAGCCGCGAGCCGGCCACGCGCCGCCGAGCCCGGCTCACCACGCGCCCCGCGCCGCTCTCCCGCCCCCGCCCGAGACCGGGCCGCAGCCGACGTGGCGGCCGCCTGCCGCGCGCCCCGTGCCGCCCGCCGTGTCTCCGGAACGCCCGGCGCCGACGCCGGAGGATGCGAGAGCCTTCGCGCGTTCGGTCGGCCTCTTCGCGCTGCTGGTCCTCGGCGCCATGCTCGCGGGGACCCTCCGCCTGCCGTGGCTCGTGATCGCGCCGGTCGTGGCGGTCGCCGCCATCGTGGTGGGCGTCCGGGCGCTCCTGGCCGGGCGGCGGCTCGGGTCCCGCGGAGCGATGGCGCTCCTGGCCGTCGGGCTCGTGCTCAGCACGATGTTCCTGGTCTCGTCCGCGTCGACGCTCGTGCTGTGGCCGGTCCAGGTCGAGCGCCAGGAGTGCCTCGACCGTGCCCTGACCCACGGCGCGCGGGACGCGTGCGAGGCGACCTACACCGAGAACCTCAACGACCTGCTGGATCGGGTCTCCGGCTGACGGGCCAGCGCAGGCCCGTCGGCAGCAGCCTGGCAGCCGCGGCACCGGCGGCGACGCCGACGGCCACCTCCACGGCGAGCGCCGGCATCACGAGCAGGGCCGACGGCCCCACCGCCACGAGGGGTCCGACGACGCCGCTCGCGGCCCAGCAGGCCAGCCCCACGGCGGCGACGACGACGCCGAGGGCGACGCCCGCCGTCGTCGCCTGCTGCCGCCACGTGGCGGACCGCCCACGCGTGGCACGCCACGCGGCGACGGCGGCGAGCAGCACCGGGACGAGCACGACCCAGCCGGCGGACGCCCACGCGGTACCGGGCTCCGGCAGCGCGGCGAGCGCCGGGATCGCGGGCAGCGGTCCGGCGACGACGGCGTCCGGGGCCACGGAGACGTCGGGGCCGAGCGTGAAGCCCGGTCCGGCGAGCCACGCCACCGCCCAGACGGCCGCCGTCGGGAGCACGAGGAGCTGCGCGCCCACGAGCACGACGGCGCTCACGGCGTCGGGGGCGAGGGCGTCGTGCACCTCGCGCACCTCACCGGCGGCGCCGAGAAGGGCGGCGACGACGACGACGGCGCCGGCCGCGCCGAGCAGGACGAGCACCCGCACACCGAGGCGCATGCCCGCGATGACGTCGGTGGGGATCCGGCCGGGCACCCGGAGCGCGTCGGGCCAGCCGGACCTGGCAAGTCCGATCGCGATGCCGCCGGCGACGACGGCGAGGGCGCCGACGACGCCCCGCACGCCGGGTGTGACGTCGGCGAACGCGTAGGCGCCGACGACGACGGCGAGCCCGGCCCCGGCGGCGGACGCCACGCCGGCGAGGCTCGTCAGCCGTGCCCGGCGCACGCTCGCCGCCAGGAGCACGAGGCACAGCAGCGTGACGCCCAGCGGCACCACCGACACCGGTGCACCGAGGTCGAGCACCTGGCCCAACCCCAGCAGCCACGCAGCCGCACCGGCACGCGCGGCGTCGATCCAGCTCGCCTCGCCGAGCACCGGGGAGCTCACGGTGGCCACGTACGTCGCGACCGCGGGGATCGCCACGATGAGCAGCGACCCGAGCATGCCCTCCAACCCGGCCAGCACACCGCGCGGCAGCTCGTCGGGGACACGCAGGCGCCGGACCGCGTACTCGGTCGTGGCGTCGGGCGCCTCGACGACGCGGCGCGCGTCGGTCCCGCCGGGTCGGACGGGTGAGGTGGGGCGCGTGGGCGTGGACGTCATCGCTCCCATGGTCCGACGGCGCACGGGAGTTGCGCGGGACGCTCGGCTCCGGCGTGTCCCCGGCGGTGCGCGACACGGACGCAGAACGCCCGGGACGCGAGGCGCGTCCCGGGCGTCCGGAAGATCCGGCTACCAGCTCAGGACAGCAGCGCCCGCACGAGCTCGGCGGTCTCGGACGGCGTCTTGCCGACCTTGACGCCGGCGGCCTCGAGGGCCTCCTTCTTGGCCTGCGCGGTGCCCGACGAGCCGGACACGATGGCTCCGGCGTGGCCCATCGTCTTGCCCTCCGGCGCCGTGAACCCGGCGACGTAGCCGACGACCGGCTTCGTGACGTTGGCCTTGATGAACTCGGCGGCCCGCTCCTCGGCGTCTCCCCCGATCTCGCCGATCATGACGATCGCCTCGGTCTCGGGGTCCGCCTCGAACGCCGCGAGGGCGTCGATGTGCGTGGTGCCGATGACCGGGTCGCCGCCGATGCCGACGGCCGTCGAGAACCCGAAGTCCCGCAGCTCGTACATCATCTGGTAGGTCAGCGTGCCGGACTTCGAGACCAGCCCGACCTTGCCCGGGCCCGTGATGTTCGCCGGGATGATGCCGACGTTCGAG includes these proteins:
- the purH gene encoding bifunctional phosphoribosylaminoimidazolecarboxamide formyltransferase/IMP cyclohydrolase — translated: MTTTAPASPADERRPVRRALVSVYDKTGLVELARALADAGVELVSTGSTARTIADAGIAVTAVEDVTGFPEMLDGRVKTLHPRVHGGLLADVRLPDHVRQLAEHGIAPFDLLVSNLYPFTATVASGASQDECIELIDIGGPSMVRGAAKNHANVAVVVDPASYGDVVSAVAGGGFTLAQRQSLAAAAFRHTATYDVAVASWLGNVVAPDDEVEGTSTGFPGWVGATWDRADVLRYGENPHQRAALYTHGYGAPGLAQATQLHGKAMSYNNYVDADAAWRAAHDHDDAAVAIIKHANPCGIATGTDVADAYRKAHATDPVSAYGGVVAANGEVTAELAEALAPVFTEVILAPSFSPEALEILQRKKNLRILTAEAPGRGGVETRPISGGMLMQAKDALDAPGDDPATWTLAAGSAADPSTLADLAFAWRAVRAAKSNAILLADGGAAVGVGMGQVNRVDSCRLAVERANTLADGAQRARGAVAASDAFFPFADGLQVLLDAGVRAVVQPGGSVRDEEVIAAAQAAGVTMYFTGTRHFAH
- a CDS encoding alpha/beta hydrolase: MSPARELTATSGDVTLAGSLWLPDGDPGALVLMHPGSGPSDRHNDVFFPPIRAALLAAGAAVCSYDKRGVGGSGGDWLTAGIPEQADDVVAGLAAARPHVGGVPVILFGHSQGGWVVLAAAGAAGADAVVTSSGPGVSPGVQERHATRRHLGDAPHAAADAALFDELMDLASAGASASEARAWLEQPDRAPGLDRLRALGAFVPDGDDLWGLAVRLVDADPAPDLRALRVPLLAVFGAQDPAVPVQRSLEVLREEVRPDLLDVVVLDGGHRLEHPETDELAPDYVPTLVRFVEHVARAAGG
- the purN gene encoding phosphoribosylglycinamide formyltransferase, with the translated sequence MPGPLSSPGAPARVVVLLSGGGSNLAALLAAAEEPAYGVQVVGVGADRPGTGGAAMAQERDIPTFVEVVKDHASREAWDAALTDQVAAHAPDLVVSAGFLKLVGATFLARFEGRYLNTHNSLLPAFPGMRAPADALVHGVKVAGATLFVVDAGVDAGPIVAQVAVPVLDDDDVETLTERIKVAERAQLVDAVGRLAREGWTVDGRHVRFGA
- a CDS encoding DUF6350 family protein, yielding MTSTPTRPTSPVRPGGTDARRVVEAPDATTEYAVRRLRVPDELPRGVLAGLEGMLGSLLIVAIPAVATYVATVSSPVLGEASWIDAARAGAAAWLLGLGQVLDLGAPVSVVPLGVTLLCLVLLAASVRRARLTSLAGVASAAGAGLAVVVGAYAFADVTPGVRGVVGALAVVAGGIAIGLARSGWPDALRVPGRIPTDVIAGMRLGVRVLVLLGAAGAVVVVAALLGAAGEVREVHDALAPDAVSAVVLVGAQLLVLPTAAVWAVAWLAGPGFTLGPDVSVAPDAVVAGPLPAIPALAALPEPGTAWASAGWVVLVPVLLAAVAAWRATRGRSATWRQQATTAGVALGVVVAAVGLACWAASGVVGPLVAVGPSALLVMPALAVEVAVGVAAGAAAARLLPTGLRWPVSRRPDPAGR
- the sucD gene encoding succinate--CoA ligase subunit alpha, whose product is MAIFIDASSTVIVQGMTGSEGTKHTTRMLASGTNIVGGVNPRKAGQSQTFPAPDGGEVDVPVFGTVADAVAATGANVSVIFVPPAFTKAAVVEAIEAGVPLVVIITEGVPVADTAEFFTLAHERGVRLIGPNCPGVISPGLSNVGIIPANITGPGKVGLVSKSGTLTYQMMYELRDFGFSTAVGIGGDPVIGTTHIDALAAFEADPETEAIVMIGEIGGDAEERAAEFIKANVTKPVVGYVAGFTAPEGKTMGHAGAIVSGSSGTAQAKKEALEAAGVKVGKTPSETAELVRALLS